The sequence TACCTGGGCGAGCACCAGTCGCAGTGGTGGGACTACTACTGGGACGAACTGCTTTACCTCTGCGAGCGCTTCTACACCTCGTCGGCCCAGTTGGCCTCGATCCTGGGCCATCCTCAGTTCATCGCGTTGCTACACGCTTTCAACAAAGTCGGGTAAGATGGAGGCGTTGATTCAAATCACCACTAATGCGCAAGGCGCATCGGTGGTGTCAGCCCGCGAGCTGCACGCGTTTTTAAGTGTGAAGTCCAAGTTTGCTGACTGGTTCAAGAATCGAGTCGATAAGTACGAACTGGTTGAGGGGCAGGACTACGTAAGGGTATCTAAAATCTTAGATACCCTTGGCGGGGCGCAGGAGAGCGTGGACTACGCCCTGACACTGGATTGCGCCAAAGAGTTAGCGATGGTACAAAACAATCAGCAGGGTAAACGGGCACGGCTCTACTTCATCGAAGCCGAGAAGCAGTTACGACAGGTTGCCACTACGCCAAGCCTACCGAGCGCCACTGAACAACTATTAATCCAACTGGTACAACAGCAGACTCAAGTCAGCCAGCAACAGGCCGCTATCTCCCAACACCAGCAGGAGCAGTTGACTCAGCTACGAGCCGACGTAGCCGCGTTGATGAATGGACAGTCTAAACACCGTCGGCGTAGTTCGGGCTATCCGCCCCCATCGGTGCCCGCTCTGTTCGGTACCCCTAGACAACCGCCCTACAATCACCCCCGCCAGCTACGGGGAGCCATTACGCAGATTGTTGAGCAGTACAGCGTTCGGGTTAACTGTGATACCTCCGAGACGTATCGCTACCTCTACCGGCAGATGATGCCAACGTACGGCATCGACGTGTATCACCTCCACAAACAAGCTGGGCAAAGCTATCTGGAGGCCATCGAGCAGTACGGACTCTTGGAAAAGCTTTACTCGATTGCCTACGCCACACTGGCGAGGCTGGATTTTTAGTGATTGAAGGCGGGGCTTAATCAGCCCCGCCTTCAATCACCATTCTTCAACTACAACCCATGCTACAGGTCAAGACATACCGCTATAAGCTCAAACCGACCCCCGCCCAGCAGCGAGAACTGGGGCAGTGGTTGGGCGCGTGCCGGTATATCTATAACCTGACGCTGGATTACAAAAGAACGCTCTGGGAGCAGAACAAGGTCAGTATTGGCAAACACGAGATTCAAAAAGAGTTGGCCATTTTGGCCAAGGACTACCCCTGGATCGAGGCGGTCAATGCTCAGACCCGGCAGGAAGTTGTAGAGCGAGTCTTCAATGCCTACGAGGGCTTCTTCAAGCAGGGAAAGGGCTTTCCCAAATTTGCTCGCAAGGGGCAATACCAGTCGTTTGCCTTTAAACAGCGAGTTAGTATTGATGCCACACATATTCGTTTGCCTAAGCTGGGCAAGGTGCGTTACCGCAACTCGCAACCTTGTGCTGGGACGATCAAACGGGCCGTCGTTCGGGAATATGCCGATGGGTGGTATGTCTGTGTGTGCGTAGAAGCAGATATACAGCCGCTGCCTACTACTCAGCATCATATCGGCATCGACGTAGGAATCAAGTCCCTGCTGGTTACCTCGGAGGGCGAAACCATTGAGAATCCCAAGCACCTCTACAAAGCGGAGAAAAAACTAAAGCAACTCCAACGGCAGGTAAGCCGTAAAAAGAAAGGGAGTGCTAACCGTAGAAAGGCGGTACAGAAATTGGCCCGGCAGCATCAGCGTGTAGCCAATACAAGAAAGGACTTTCACCACAAGCTAACGACGCGGCTGATTCGAGAGAACCAATCAATCAGCGTAGAACAGCTTCGAATCAAGAATATGCTAGCCAACCACTACTTAGCTAAGTCAATCAGCGATGCGGGGTGGCATCGTTTAATCCAGATGCTGGAGTACAAGGCCAAGTGGTACGGTCGAACATTTGATAAAGTCAACGCCCGGCATACGTCTCAAGACTGTTCAACCTGTGGCTACCGCAACACAGAATTAACCTTGGCGGTGCGGTCGTGGACGTGCCCTGCTTGTGGCACGGCCCATGATCGGGACTTAAACGCAGCCAAGAATATAAAAAACAAGGCGGTAGGGCATACCGTCTCCGCTTGTGGAGTCCAACACTAGTTGGACGTTGAAGCAAGAATCCCTTTGTTGCTGTAACAGGGAGTGTCAACTCATCCATCAACTGCTTACCATCTGTATTTGAGCTATCTTCTGCTTTTTCACCTTATTTAAACGTAGAGCATGAGACTGCTTCAGATATGGCCTCTCCTACTCCGTTCCGACAGGCAAATTCATTATCCGTATAAGTCAGAATTAAGCAATAGCTAGACGCTAACCTTTGACTCTGCTCACGTCCCTTCACGTATTCAGCCAGTGAGCCAATCCTATGACTAGGCAGTAAGTGAACCGATTCATTAACAATTAAATATACCTCAATAGCAATTATACCCGTAAATTGCTATCATAAATGATTATTTATCCGGATCTCTATCTCTCAATCTACAAGCGAAAGGCTGCCTCTACCCAATACACGATCACTGCTATGCGCTATTTAGTCCATCAACTGCTCAACGACAACACCGAGGCCATTGCCCGGCGCACGTTGCTCAACTGTCACCTGCCAGGCCTGCACTCGATCGTGCTGGTTGATCAGCCCGGCCAACGTATCCGGCTTTTTTACAAAACGGCCGCGTGCCGAATGGAAGTCGATTTGCACAAAGGCCTTCTCGATCTGGCAATCCACCCCCACCACTGCAACTTATCGATTGAGATGGTGGCGGGTGAGATGAAACACTACGTCTTTGAAAGAACCGACGGATTCGGAGTCGGGATTCGTCTGGGCGAGTTTGCTTACCAGTCAGCCATCACCCAGGGCGTAGGCAAGTTTACCGCTACCGGCGAAGCCTACCTGCGATTGGTCGAAAAGCGCCATATCACCTTGGGCTACGAACCTTGTCGAAACGGCGTTCAGCTCGCCGCTGATCAACTCCATACGTTGAGCGTGGGTGGCTTTGACCGGGCAATGTGGCTGGTCATCGAGGGGGCCGAGGACCCCAACTATCAGCCATACAGCTACGCCTTCGACGATCTGAGTCAGTACGACTTCTCCGATCTGTACGTTCGACCCCGCCCCGCTGAAGCCGCGCG comes from Fibrella aestuarina BUZ 2 and encodes:
- a CDS encoding RNA-guided endonuclease InsQ/TnpB family protein, with amino-acid sequence MLQVKTYRYKLKPTPAQQRELGQWLGACRYIYNLTLDYKRTLWEQNKVSIGKHEIQKELAILAKDYPWIEAVNAQTRQEVVERVFNAYEGFFKQGKGFPKFARKGQYQSFAFKQRVSIDATHIRLPKLGKVRYRNSQPCAGTIKRAVVREYADGWYVCVCVEADIQPLPTTQHHIGIDVGIKSLLVTSEGETIENPKHLYKAEKKLKQLQRQVSRKKKGSANRRKAVQKLARQHQRVANTRKDFHHKLTTRLIRENQSISVEQLRIKNMLANHYLAKSISDAGWHRLIQMLEYKAKWYGRTFDKVNARHTSQDCSTCGYRNTELTLAVRSWTCPACGTAHDRDLNAAKNIKNKAVGHTVSACGVQH
- a CDS encoding antA/AntB antirepressor family protein, with protein sequence MEALIQITTNAQGASVVSARELHAFLSVKSKFADWFKNRVDKYELVEGQDYVRVSKILDTLGGAQESVDYALTLDCAKELAMVQNNQQGKRARLYFIEAEKQLRQVATTPSLPSATEQLLIQLVQQQTQVSQQQAAISQHQQEQLTQLRADVAALMNGQSKHRRRSSGYPPPSVPALFGTPRQPPYNHPRQLRGAITQIVEQYSVRVNCDTSETYRYLYRQMMPTYGIDVYHLHKQAGQSYLEAIEQYGLLEKLYSIAYATLARLDF